A stretch of Eleutherodactylus coqui strain aEleCoq1 chromosome 2, aEleCoq1.hap1, whole genome shotgun sequence DNA encodes these proteins:
- the LOC136610252 gene encoding olfactory receptor 1G1-like gives MSALAVDHTDVVTHDHARLEAQRRKPEILNHGFSGIYYLFEISPVSQEYNTGQDSQDAVSLELLDLDPEQELQVFYSYIRVDDCENITVTEFYLTPFSTSRISDIFIFAGFVFMYLLAVVGNLIIVALVCAAPQLHTPMYFFLCNLSSVDAIYVSAILPKMLSIIITEDKTISFLGCLTQLYFFMFCALNENYILACMAYDRYVAVCSPLHYSLIMTRKVCFILTTSYMIISAMNSLMLTIMTSILSFCYSYKINHFFCDITPLMALSSSDTHNMKMILSLESLFASVIFLFILTSYVRIISTVIKIPSSKGQLKAFSSCLSHIITVLLFYGPSIFMYLKPDSEDSKEQDKIISMLYVAVVPMLNPFVYSLRNKDVLGAARKTAKIIWSRIKHF, from the exons ATCTTAAATCATGGATTCTCAGGTATTTATTATCTTTTTGAAATAAGTCCAGTTTCACAAGAGTACAATACGGGTCAAGATTCCCAGGATGCTGTTAGTTTGGAATTATTAGACCTGGATCCAGAGCAGGAGTTGCAGGTGTTTTACTCTTAT ATCAGGGTGGATGACTGTGAAAACATTACAGTGACTGAATTCTACCTGACCCCATTCTCCACCTCCAGAATTAGTGACATTTTTATATTTGCTGGGTTTGTATTCATGTATCTGCTAGCAGTGGTGGGAAATCTGATTATCGTTGCCCTGGTTTGTGCTGCACCCCAACTTCACACTCCCATGTACTTCTTCTTGTGTAATCTGTCTTCTGTTGATGCCATCTATGTCTCGGCTATTCTCCCAAAGATGTTGTCCATCATTATAACAGAAGACAAGACCATCTCCTTCCTAGGGTGCCTCACTCAGCTGTACTTCTTCATGTTCTGTGCACTAAATGAGAATTATATCCTGGCCTGTATGGCTTATGATCGCTATGTGGCAGTTTGTTCTCCTCTACATTACTCTTTAATCATGACAAGAAAGGTTTGTTTTATTTTAACGACTTCCTACATGATTATAAGTGCCATGAATTCCCTAATGTTAACCATAATGACATCTATATTATCATTCTGTTACTCTTATAAGATCAACCATTTCTTCTGTGACATAACTCCTTTAATGGCACTCTCTTCTAGTGATACCCACAACATGAAAATGATCCTCTCATTGGAAAGTCTGTTTGCTAGTGTgatctttttgtttattttgaccTCATATGTGAGAATTATCTCCACAGTTATTAAGATTCCTTCCTCTAAGGGGCAGCTTAAGGCTTTTTCTAGCTGCTTATCCCACATCATTACTGTCTTATTATTTTACGGACCAAGTATCTTCATGTATTTGAAGCCTGATTCTGAAGATTCTAAGGAACAGGACAAAATTATTTCAATGCTTTACGTGGCCGTGGTCCCAATGTTAAACCCATTTGTATATAGCCTGAGGAACAAAGATGTTCTAGGAGCTGCTAGAAAAACAGCCAAAATAATATGGAGTAGAATTAAACATttttga